TGCTCCCGCTGGCTGAAGTAACCGAAAGTATTCCGCGGCAGCAGGGCCATTCACGCACGCAGGTCGCAGGCAGCGCGCTAGCCCCCGGTTTCAGTGAACACACGTCGTTCGCAGGTGTCCTCGATGCGTACACAGGCACGGCCGCACGGGACGGTTAAAGGCGCGCGTCACGGGAAAGCTGCCGGCCCGCCGCCATGGAAGGACGCCTGGGCTGGGCTGGCTCCTGCAATTCGCGGCGCCCTGTCGCTAGTTGCtaggctgctgcctgctgctagGCGGCGTTGGTCGCGTGCCGTGcgtgcgtagctcatgggcttCTCGCTCGCCCTCCCGGCCTCCCCCCAGGGGCAGCGCGGTGCGGGTGCTTCCGCTGGCCACACCGCCGCCGACGAAAGGCGGGGCCCGAGCGCGTCGTCACGTGCCCGCACGTGCTCAGGGTCGTCGGGCTCCTCGCAAAGCTGCTGCCGCGGGCCTGCCTCGATCTGAACCTGATCGCCGGTGGGAGGAAATTTCCCTCGTCCGGGCGGCGACCAAAAGCTCGCGAGGCGAAACAGGGGACGCGGGCGCCTGGGCGGGGCTCGCGTCGCGTGCCGGCCGCGCGGCCGACCTGCCGTCTCCCAGACCCACCACGGGCGCCGCGGGGGCGCTGGCTCCCGATGCATGTGAGGCGCGACGGGGGACCGGTGCCTTCGGCTTCACAGAAAGCAGGCGCTCCATCTTTCGCCGCCGCGGTCTGACCATAACATCGCGCCTGGTGTCACATCGGGGCAAGGGCGTCAACCATCTTCCGTTGCTGGGACGAGGACTAAATTTGGGTCACACCGAGTGACTCTAGCGGAGCCTCCTGCAGTCCTGCACGTAGCTATCTATCTCTCCAGCCTGCTGCATACAGGCATACAGCTATCACCGTACCTGCATCACCACTGCATGGCAACGATGGCTACCGGAAATTCAAGATGCCACATACAACTTGTGGTAGCAACTTCAATACTTCACCCAACTATCTCAACTCTGAACCCTGACGATTAATGGTGGCGTCAAACTTCTGAAAGCTCTCTGCATCTTTGGTCATAGAGTGAGCACCCACCATCGGTTTCAGGAAACCGATGCTgttgtactaaatgaagtcaatttgcaaaacttttttagggattggtgtaatttttcgcgacgaatctaatgatagtaattaattgataattagctatagtgatgctacagtaatcatcctctaatcgcgcggtcaaaggccttattagattcttcagggtcactagcgcggggttctaaaattggttttataaactaactttatttgacaccataattagtggtcaaagttgttaCTATTCCTAATGCGCTACGTAGCACAACCAAACAAGACCATGGTGCATTCTCGCAACTGCCCTGACAATGAAGTTAGTAGCTGCCACGAAGGGTATACCCAGGACACTCGCTAGGGTTTCTTCTCTTGTACGATAAGGACCTAGCGGTCTTTCCTAACATGTACCGGGTGTACAATCATACCGTGTTAGACCATCTTTACTAACTAGGACTAGGAGTAGGAGTACTCTCAAGTCTCAAGACTGCAGTGTCCTGCTTGTATCTATCTTGAATTGAGCAAAGCaaattattttcatttttttggaaaaaaaagtaAAGCAAATTCTCACCATAGAAGCAGTAGAGTGACGACTGATGAGTGCCTTTGCTTCAGGCGAAATCCATCAGACGTCGACCCCTCGGCGTCAGGACATGCATGTCCTGGGCAGCTGGCTCTTTGCCATGGTCGTGTGGGCGCTCTGCGCACAAGTGTCAGGCCTTTGGCAAAGCAGGTAGAAGCGCTGATCGTCATCGCGTCCAGAATTCCAGAGGGTAGATAGCAATGCAGCATCCATCCAGCAGGTAATTCGAAGCTTTCGGTGGTCAGGTACGTACCGGCCGATCACCCCAAAAATGGGCCCAAACGAGGAGGATCAATCCAACGGAGCCCGACCAAACTTTTTTCACAGCCAAGTGCTTGGAGTTGGGTTGGATCCAATGCTGAATGGCGAGTGCTCTGCCCTGCAACCGTATCCAGCCCCACATGCACATGGACAACACAATAGCACACTGCTGCAGGTGCAGCGATGCTTTTTTCACCACCGCGTATGCGgctggctgacatgtgggccctaaGCAAACCCCGGCGGGTCACGGTGATGacttttgtgaaaaaaaaaggCTGAGCAAAAGGGAAATTCAGCATGAGATGTGTTTTGTGTTCTGCAAGATTCTGATGGTCATGTGCGCCTTTCTCACCCTAGCCAGCTACAAGGAGTGCTCCGTACTTTGGCTCGGCCGCACACACCATACCTGTGAATTGTGTGACAGCTTGTGCGAACCTTATCATGCCAGTTACCACCGGCCGGTTCACCGGCGCGAGCGAATCATCTTGCTCGCCGAAATGCAGACAAGATTGGGATTCACATAAACAAGTAGAAGTCTCATGCTAGCTTTGGAGTTTGAACTTAAAAACTGCTTGTTTACTCTTCCTCTAGGAGCTCCGCATTATACAAATCAAAAGATGCTAACaaagagaaaaaaggaaaaaaaaaggctaaGAAACTAGTAACTCCCTAGAATTATTTTCTAAGGGGTTAGAAACTCAAGAACTGAGAAGAGTCTAAAAAACCTCGAAAAACCGAGAAATGGAGAGAAACAAAAATAAGCAGGGTTCCAAAAAAGGCTGGCAGATAATTAAAACTGAAGAAAAACCCCTCCTAAACAGGATTAGTTTCTGGTTTTGCTGCATTATTCCTGGTCTATTGGATCAACTCTAGAGCAAAacaaaggcggcggcgacgtccctAGATGAGCTGACGGAAGTCCGGCCCTATGCGGTTGTGGATCAAGAAGTCGTCGCCGATGAGCGGCCCCGCCGGCCCGTCGAACAGCAGCGGGCCTGGCGCGTACATCAGCCCGCCGGCGGCCCCGGCGCCGACGTGCTGCCCCAgcgcctgcggctgcggctggtaCTGGTGGTGCGGGTGCAGGTGCGCCTCCTTCTGGCGGCGCAGCTCGAGCACCTTGCGGTGGGAGTTGGAGTGCTTCGACACCACGAAGGTCGGGCTTGCCGCCGGGCGGTACTCCGGCACGAGGCGCCCGGACTTGTACCGCACGCCGCACGCGTTGCACAGCGTCTTGGGGCCCAGCGGCCCCGTCCTCCACTGCGGCGTCTTGTCGGTCTCGCAGTGCAGgcacctcctcccctccccgcccGACGCCGCGGCGTTCGGCGCCGGGGCCTTCGGCGCTTCTTTCTTCTTGGTGGGCTTCGACGGTTTCTTGGCCGGGAACGCCGGTGCGGCGGTGCCGGACTCGGACGGCGAGATGGCCGCGGACGCCGGggatggcggcgaggcgggagtGGGCGGGAGCACGAGCAGGCGGGAGGCCCAGCTGCATGGCGCGACGCGGGAGCGCTTGCTGCGCGCCTTGCCTGGCACGGGCGCCTCCGGTGGcaacacgccgccgccgggctgcgCCGCTGCGGCCGCGGGAGCGGGGGTGGGAGCGAaggccgtggcggcggaggcggaggcggaggccggcgggatGCCGGTGATGAGCTGCAGCTTCTTGAGGTCCTCCGTCGGGAAGTTGTCCTCGCCCATGTAGTTGGACAGCCATTCCAACTCCGCCAATTGGTCGTACTGCGCAGAGATTCAGAGCAAGAAACGAGTCAGCAATGGCGCCGCTAAACTCATTGAACCATCAGTGCCAAACTATTTTCGGCGCCTGCGGACTGCAGCAGATAGAGTGCGGGTAGCGTTTAGGATGCTGCTATTTTTGGCCGCTGGCTCCCTCAGTTACTATTCACGGGACGTTTCCTCCATTCAAGGAGAACTTTAATGGGTGCCGGTGATAGTTGGACGGATTATCGGAACCGCTAATTCTTCAAAGAAATCGCGGAGAAATTCGAGTGATTCGCCGGAATTCATGCAAAAATACGCGACATTCAGGACGAGAGGCGAGGAATTTACCGGCTCGCACAGCCCGCCGGAGAAGTCCCCGTCGGCGAGGCCGGAGAGGGAGTTGCTGCAGCTGTCCAGCGCAGTCACCGTAGACGAATCGTTCGAAGCGTTCCCGGCGgcaccgtcctcgccgccggcgccgccacaaTCCCTCGCCTTACtaccctcgccctcgccctcctccaccaccgcctcctgcacctcctcctcgtcgccgtcgcacGGCAGGTCGAGTAGGTCGTCGACGAGGAAGAGGTCCGCCTCCTTCTTGACcctcccgccgcccgcgcactCGGCCGGCACCTCCATTCACCGCAGAGAATTCTGTCTGATTTTGTTTCCTTGTTCCTCTCCCTTCCCCCTCCGCTTATTCTGTCTGATTTTTTCTGCGAGAGGCGGGCGGAAataacgagagagagagagagaggagtaggGTTTAATTGGGACGCGTCGTGGCGTTGGAGAGCGGagtggaggaggacgacgagggaGGTCAGCAGAGATGAACGATTCTTGAGGAGTAAATAAAGCCACAGCCGCCCACAGCCACCCCCTGGCTGGAAACTACTATGGGCAGCTTTAATGGCCGGTTAAAAATGAGAATATCTCTTTTTATAGCAGTAAAAAAATCTATAAATTAATGGTGGAATCAAACAGGGAGCAAGAAAATAAATGAATATTTGGAGGCTTCTCAGTCACTTGGGCGATGACAACTGTAGTGGTACTATTCgagagaagaaaaaacaagGAGAAATTGATGGCAGATGGAAGGAAGCAAAGTGTCTTCTCAATTTATTGTGTTCACCAGAGGGCCAATACGGCTACAATTTGGTGCCGTACAAATACCATTTTTGTACCTCAAAGCTTGCATTCGTCCCGTCACAAATATCACAAATACAAATCTATTAAATCAATGATATGTTTTTTTTATGTTATGAAACTGATTTTCATGATAAGTCAAACAAAGTAACTCTTGTGCTGTCAATATGTATAGAATGCTAGGTATTGATTGCCAAAAACAATCAAACTAGATTGCTGCCCTATAGCATAATGTCGGTGTGGTCAATCTGCATGTACTCATATTACTTGAGATTCTAACTAATTTATGACGTTGCTTGTTATGCTTAAACATGCTCTCTTCGTTTCACAAAAAATGCAATTCTGAAAATGTCGTACAAATTAGAAGTGGGGGAAATGATTTAGGTACCCTATTTATCGGCAGTTAATATTTCTGAACTATGCGCTATAAAATTAAATGTAGCAAAAAATGAGGGATTTTTATTCTTCCGCAAAAGTTTGGAAGTTAGATGCACACCAAGCGAGAGGTACATTTGGTACTATTTCCACTTCATGTTACACTAGCAATTTGGATTTCGGTTGACATGTGGGGTTAAGGATGGCACACACATTTGAGGATATCAAAGCTACTGTGTGTTGTGCACTTGGGAAGGGAGCACCATCATATAAAAGTAACATCACATGATGTGCCATCATAGCATTGTACATCATGTCAAATTATCATGGACTTTGTCTACACAAAAATGTAACTAGGATGGTAATTAAACCTAACATCGTGTGCTACTATGCTATACTACATTGATCAATCAATCTTTTattgtaaaaatgtaaaaaaaacttTCTCCTAAAATACATCTATGTACTccacagagtccacggtaaaTTAGGTTTATAAGAGTCAATCTCAATGAAAGTTTTATAAGAGTGGAATGAGCATCAATTTTTATATCacatcaacaaatttgttgatatGATAGAGACATTATTTTTTCACGACCATGCCTCAGCATATTTTTcattaaaagaaaaatatgataaaGACATTATGAGGAGAGAGAATGAGAAGTTTTATAGGACGAGAGTAGTTTCACCATCATGACATTTTTCGTCTCGGTTACCAAATTTTCAAACTTGATAATTGTACGAGACAAATTGTACTGAGACACGTGAGCACATAGgtgcaggggcggagctagagaGCAGCAGAGGGGGGTGCGACACTTTATAGCATACATATAATATTCAAGCAAACATGATAAAAATTTGAAGGTAATAAAGGATTGTAATATTTTGCTGGGTGCGGCCGCGCACACAGCCCATAacgtggctccgcccctgcataGGTGCTCGTGCAATTGTATAGCTTCACACGGCATTAAAAAGATGTTCTCACCCACGCTATTAGCACCACCATTAGAGAGAGGCTGAGGGGGACTAACCGACGTCGATGATCGCGCCACGTCGAGCGCGTCGGGGTCACCGAGAAGGCGAGAGCGTCACTGGCCCCCCTCGTGCTCCCACGTAACCACCATGTGGGCGAGCCCACCGCTTTTCGCTCTCGGGCCGTCGGATGACGCTTCGTCGGACACGTGTGGGACATCGGAGTCAGGTTGCGATAAAATAACGCGGGCTGCGTGACTGCGTTAGATAAGGTCCGGCCCCGCAAGGACTCCGATCCCGAGGTGGATTGGCCTCGAAAGGCGTGACAGTGCTGGGCCGcttttttagtttaattatctCTGCGTCGGGCATCGCGAGGTACCACTAGTTGAGCATCCACGCAGCTTCAAACTTCATCTAATGATTCGATAAAACATCTGTAAGTACTGTCAGTGACAAATAACCATCGCAAGAACCCTGCAATCTGTTGCGGAGAACAAGCTAGGCTAAGCGCACGGAACTGCCATAGAAAAATTCTACTAGTAGCACTCTAGCAGCCTAGCACTAACATGCAAGCGGCGTGGTCTTGCTTGTCTAGAGGCTCAATATAAATTGGAGGATTTTATCTAAAAGCTTGGAGCGGGGAAATCGAACTTGAGATAGCAATTTGTTTTTCTTACAATATCTTTTTGGAAGACATGATATTAAGAGCATTGTCGGATCAGGGCTGCACCATACAAATACGTTTTCCTTGAGCATAAAATGTCTATTCTTCAGTAAGTTTTATTATATCTGCTTAACAAGCAAATACTCTATTCGTTCTAAATTAGaattcgtttgactttttttactcaaaatttgatcactcgtcttatttaaaaatttgtacaaaatgtcactttttttgttgtggcttgctttattaataaaagttcttcaagaataacttaaatttgattatatttgcataaatttttgaataaaataagtggtcaaacttgatgTCAAAAAATAtcaaacaaattataatttaaACGGATGGAGTACTATTCAATTCAATGTGATCAAATGTTTATTGTAGATATGTTAAAAAAGAGAACGTATCAGGTGCAAATCAACCTCTCCATGCAAAATATGGAAACTTCAATCAGGGTCATCGGATCAACATTCAAGGGACATGGGGGATTGAATAATTTTATAATTTGGACCcgcccttggattgggtaatcacacttttgcaaatctcccTCCCacctagggttgaaaacggtcgggatcgGTCGGGATAACCCCTTTATCGTTTTCACTTTTACATTTTAATACAAAAACGATATCGAAAACGAACAAGTCGAACACGAATACTAATACGGACTCACGGTATTTCGAAAACGAACCAATTCGAACGGAAATGTGTCGAAAGCGAACGGTCTACGAAAAGGCAAAACGGAAACACCGACCCACTATGATCGTATCGTACCCAATCATCCGACAAACTTGACATGCATACACGAAAACACTAGACAAATATTAATAGCACAAGTATTTGTAAACATGATAATAATTAACAACCTCACAAGTCAACCACAACTCTCAATCCCACACATAAAGATAGAACATTGAACAAATTCACATCCACTACACGACCACACTTCACACATAGTGGTTGCAGGACGAGACGACGGATCCATCGTGGTTGCAGGATGCAACGTCCTTGTCAGCCGTGCATGTCGGCAGAGAGGCCTCGCAGCCGTCtggggaggaccggaggagggatTGGCGGTGAGACCTCGCCGGCCGTGTgggggaggaccggaggaggctCCCACGGCGCCCACGGCGAGCCTCCGCTCGGCGCAGCGCAAGGCTTGGTGCGGCCGTCGTAGGGAGGATTAGAGGAGGGGCCGTCTCAGGGAGGATCGCCCGCCATCTCAGGGAGGTTCAgaggaggggccggcggccTGGCGGCGCCCGAGAGGAGGCAGGGAGGCGGCTCGCAAGTCGCGACCAGGGAGTCAGGGACTGGTCGACTGGAGGGAGGCGGGGGCGTGGTGTGAGCACTGAGCAGGTCGTTTACCCTAGATTGATTTGGGCTGGGCCGTCAAGGCCTCAAGGGATGTGGGTTTGGGCCGTAAAAAACGGGATATTTCGAATTTGTGAAAACGGGATATCCTGATCAAATACAGGAAATACGAAAACGATCGGGATATAGGTCAAACCGTTTTCGACCCGTTTTTGAATTTGACATCCCGTATTTCGTATTGATTCCGAATTTGTCCGAAAATACAAAAACGAGCCGGTAAAATATAGAAATCGGAGCGGAACGGAACGGGATatatcccgaccgttttcaaccctactcCCACCCCCTGCGCTCcttcccttggatgttgatctgatggtcTAGATTGAAGTTTTTATAGTTTGCACGAAGAGGTTAGTTTGCACTTGATATGTTTCTATTAAAAAAAGTTTATGGTatattagaaaagaaaaaatagagaatTCAGTTAAATAGTGATAACAAAACAATGTGACACCTCCTAAACTCTGGATGCATGCAATTGGGAGGTTTCCTTACTCGGAGCCATCTTTTCCCTTTCATTCGACCGTCAATATGAGGGAAGTGGTTTTTTCGAGGATGGGAAAGTGTTCTTGGTCTTAGAGATGCCTGGAAGGTTTTTGCCATGATAATATGAGAAAGTGTTGACATTGGGATTAGCATCACACATCCAATGGATGGGTTGGTCTGTTGGTAACTAGGGTATAAAGGTATATTTTTGGTGGTACTAAGTTATGAGAGTGAAACTAGCGATGGGATGATGTTGGCAATTGGAGGTATGATGGGGGAGGGAAGCAAAGCCTAGATGGTGAAGTGTCTATCACAAAGAAGGAGGAACACAACCATACCGGCTTAGAACTTAATTTGATGGTAAATGTCCACCAACCAAGAGGAGTTACCTAACTACATGGAGCTAAGATCTAGCATAATCCTTATAATATTTAGAGCATGGGAAATTGTAGTGATTGTTTTGCGCACACAATATAGATGTAGATATATACTCACATACATGAGCACGACGTATCTTATGACTGACGGAGTCATTATAGACATCCCACTATTAGTGGGCATGTCACTATAAGCTTCCGTTGTAAGTTTATGACTCAGACCCGACAGACAGCCAGTGCTCACATATAATTTGAAGCATAAatacctttttttttgctttgttTAGAAACACAGTAAGTTACGCATATACACATGTATGCACAATTCTTAACCGAACAAGTTAAGAAACTAACGACAATGACAACAGTAAAACATCACAAAATACAAAGTTTGGAATTGCCCCTTATCTCAGCCTTGCCCGTTAGTTTCTCCGGTAACAGCCACACGAGCCAAACACTCCAATTTTCCGCAGTTGCACCTGCAACCACGGCCCCGGCTTATAAAAGCGAGGCGACGACGGACGGCGGCTCCCACCGGCCATGTGAGCGCGAGCTGGCGTCGGTGTCAGGCGTCATGTGAAGGCGGGGTCACCGCGGACGTGACCCCCGCCTACTCCGAGTCCCCATGCCGTCCGTCAGCGGAGGTGGTGGGCTGGTGGTGGGGTGGGCAAGGCTGTTCCGCCACGCCGCGCCCAGCTAGAGCAGCAGCGTGCGCGAGCGCGACAGACTAATAATTCCTCCGTGCAGTGCAATGATTGGGAACGAGACGGACTATGTGCGGGTCGGGTAGCAGCGGTGACGAGAGCGCTCGAGGGGATGGAGAGGGAGCAAGCAGGACAAAGATGATTAGCTAGGGCAGCCTTGCTaattaatactccctccgttctaaattataagtcatttcaagaattttggagagtcaaagtttttcaaatttgaccaaatttatatgacaagataataacatttatgataccaattaagtattattagattctttgttagctatatttttatagtgcacccataaatttttatatttctctctataattttagtcaaactttgagatggtttgactctctaagattcttgaaatgacttataatttggaacggagggagtgtCTCTTTCAATTTCCTTGTCGCTTTGTGTTTTATTTGGCCATGTCGCTCTAATCTCTTGTTAGTACAGAGCGGGTAATGCGCTTCGGTATCCTTCACGGAGGGAATGCTCTGTTTCGCCTTGCCTCGTCACGTACCCGGGGtggggggaggaggggggagtcAGGCGGGGAGGGTGACACCGACACGCACAACAACACACAATCTGGCAGCAAATTAAAAGGCGAGAGAAAAAGGAGGGC
The nucleotide sequence above comes from Panicum virgatum strain AP13 chromosome 3K, P.virgatum_v5, whole genome shotgun sequence. Encoded proteins:
- the LOC120698089 gene encoding GATA transcription factor 12-like translates to MEVPAECAGGGRVKKEADLFLVDDLLDLPCDGDEEEVQEAVVEEGEGEGSKARDCGGAGGEDGAAGNASNDSSTVTALDSCSNSLSGLADGDFSGGLCEPYDQLAELEWLSNYMGEDNFPTEDLKKLQLITGIPPASASASAATAFAPTPAPAAAAAQPGGGVLPPEAPVPGKARSKRSRVAPCSWASRLLVLPPTPASPPSPASAAISPSESGTAAPAFPAKKPSKPTKKKEAPKAPAPNAAASGGEGRRCLHCETDKTPQWRTGPLGPKTLCNACGVRYKSGRLVPEYRPAASPTFVVSKHSNSHRKVLELRRQKEAHLHPHHQYQPQPQALGQHVGAGAAGGLMYAPGPLLFDGPAGPLIGDDFLIHNRIGPDFRQLI